In the Aliarcobacter cryaerophilus genome, one interval contains:
- a CDS encoding flagellar hook-basal body protein, with the protein MNQGVYPLTASMVNQINRLDQISNNLANADTFGFKQEGTSETTFNWYLKRMQDEQQNPFVESITINNIPKIDTRYTDPLMGPMKMTGNPLDFALNAPDTFFKIQNENGDIVYTRDGSFKNLDGFLVDGNGNNVLNADNEAIVVEDGFELQIGVAKTSFKNLEKVGDNTYKALVIDDVENFENNDNKILSGTVEQSNVNRVSTMVELIDAHRRFDQSQRAIKTIDELNAGLIEKIGGNTR; encoded by the coding sequence ATGAACCAAGGTGTTTATCCACTAACAGCTTCAATGGTAAATCAAATAAATAGACTTGATCAAATAAGTAATAACCTTGCTAATGCAGATACTTTTGGTTTTAAGCAAGAGGGAACTTCTGAGACTACATTTAACTGGTATTTAAAAAGAATGCAAGATGAACAACAAAATCCATTTGTTGAGTCAATAACAATAAATAATATTCCAAAAATTGATACAAGATATACAGATCCTCTAATGGGACCTATGAAAATGACTGGAAATCCTCTTGATTTTGCTTTAAATGCACCAGATACTTTTTTTAAAATTCAAAATGAAAATGGTGATATAGTATATACAAGAGATGGATCATTTAAAAATTTAGATGGATTTTTAGTAGATGGAAATGGGAACAATGTTTTAAATGCAGATAATGAAGCTATAGTTGTGGAAGATGGCTTTGAGTTACAAATTGGAGTTGCTAAAACATCTTTTAAAAATCTTGAAAAAGTAGGAGATAATACTTACAAGGCTTTGGTTATTGATGATGTTGAAAATTTTGAAAATAATGATAATAAGATTTTAAGTGGAACAGTTGAGCAATCAAATGTAAATAGAGTAAGTACTATGGTTGAGCTAATAGATGCGCATAGAAGATTTGATCAATCTCAAAGAGCGATTAAGACAATAGATGAGTTAAACGCTGGTTTAATAGAGAAAATTGGAGGAAATACTAGATAA
- the flgB gene encoding flagellar basal body rod protein FlgB, with protein sequence MHASEVSGKLFEQLNFRGERQKVISSNIANVNTPEYKTKDLVFSEELKEQNILKLKRTTNNHMQNLDYRASSNPRLIEVPNLIEQNDGNNVNLDSQMSEQSKNKVLFDAIQSSIKKDSRLFRSVIDASGKS encoded by the coding sequence ATGCATGCAAGTGAAGTATCAGGGAAACTTTTTGAACAACTAAATTTTAGAGGCGAAAGACAAAAAGTAATATCTAGCAATATTGCAAATGTTAATACTCCAGAATACAAAACAAAAGATTTAGTTTTTTCAGAAGAGTTAAAAGAGCAAAATATTTTAAAATTAAAAAGAACTACAAATAACCATATGCAGAATCTTGATTATAGGGCTAGCAGTAACCCAAGATTAATTGAAGTTCCAAATTTAATAGAACAAAATGATGGAAACAATGTAAATTTAGATAGTCAAATGAGTGAACAATCAAAAAATAAAGTTCTTTTTGATGCAATACAATCATCTATAAAAAAAGATTCAAGACTTTTTAGATCTGTTATTGATGCTTCAGGTAAGAGCTAA